A part of Ptychodera flava strain L36383 chromosome 11, AS_Pfla_20210202, whole genome shotgun sequence genomic DNA contains:
- the LOC139143568 gene encoding uncharacterized protein has product MIDLSTTTKNLNSTIHLSEEFKLDVQWWCDFLPTWNGSASMLQSSWISSPDMELYTDASAKHGYGIFYKGHWISAPWPNQITENNYSIAWMELLPILLSCLIWGHLWATQRVLFHCDNMSVVQIWKKGSSACPRIMNLIRRIFFTAASRNFHVMIVHIEGVNNDIADCLSRQQIPKFRKLVPSADSQATNPPDLHTLDYSISEYQ; this is encoded by the coding sequence ATGATAGACCTGAGCACCACCACCAAAAATCTCAACAGCACAATTCACCTATCCGAAGAATTCAAGCTAGACGTACAGTGGTGGTGTGACTTCCTACCAACATGGAATGGGTCTGCTTCCATGCTGCAATCCAGTTGGATTTCGTCACCGGACATGGAATTATACACAGATGCATCAGCCAAGCACGGTTATGGTATCTTCTATAAGGGACACTGGATCTCTGCCCCTTGGCCAAATCAAATCACCGAGAACAACTACTCAATAGCCTGGATGGAGCTGCTACCAATACTGCTTTCATGTCTAATTTGGGGGCATCTTTGGGCCACACAACGTGTCTTATTCCACTGCGACAACATGTCTGTAGTCCAAATATGGAAAAAAGGTTCATCAGCCTGCCCACGCATCATGAATTTAATTCGACGAATATTCTTCACAGCAGCCTCACGTAACTTCCACGTCATGATTGTACATATTGAGGGTGTTAACAATGACATTGCTGACTGTTTATCTCGCCAACAGATCCCCAAGTTCCGCAAGCTGGTGCCGTCGGCAGACTCCCAAGCAACCAACCCACCAGACCTACACACCCTCGATTACTCAATCAGTGAGTACCAATGA